The Streptomyces sp. NBC_00344 genome includes a window with the following:
- a CDS encoding ABC transporter permease, which yields MKKPPVAHAPWIRLCVISVSLPMVIMLAVLAFAWPAGRIAPRDLPVGIVGANAAGQQAVEGLAHSKPGGFDFHLYSDEGAARSAIRQRDVYGAFVVTPGDITVLEASAAGPAVAQLLGTAGQQLRSHASQQAAASAHAKAAGTGSHRAARGGAAGAGRSTGHPPANISPPKVVHVKTVDVVATSADDPRGLVFSSALLPLTICGVIIAAAIALLPGFRAAWHRVVALPVVCAVAGLGVHLVAQGFLGALPHETAATWGALSLTLLAISATTAGLVSVVGPAGFGLGAALMVFVGNPFSGVTSAPQLLPKAVGSIGQWLPPGAGASLLRSTAYFNGNGSAEHLAVLALWGVLGLAATLLGRRAPAGSAPAPAGSTPAPEGTQATWQTLPDDLPGTQAQTQDAGYPHARHAYGTDR from the coding sequence GTGAAGAAGCCGCCGGTGGCTCATGCCCCGTGGATCCGCCTATGCGTCATCTCGGTTTCGCTGCCGATGGTGATCATGCTGGCGGTGCTCGCCTTCGCGTGGCCCGCAGGACGGATCGCGCCGCGTGATCTGCCGGTGGGAATCGTCGGTGCGAATGCTGCCGGCCAGCAGGCCGTCGAGGGTCTCGCGCACAGCAAGCCCGGTGGTTTCGACTTCCATCTGTATTCCGACGAGGGGGCGGCCCGCTCAGCCATCCGACAGCGGGACGTCTATGGCGCCTTCGTCGTCACCCCCGGTGACATCACCGTGCTGGAAGCGAGCGCGGCAGGCCCGGCCGTCGCGCAGCTGCTCGGCACCGCGGGTCAGCAGCTGCGGAGTCACGCCTCCCAGCAGGCGGCCGCGAGCGCCCACGCCAAGGCGGCTGGGACCGGGTCACACAGGGCGGCACGGGGCGGGGCGGCTGGGGCCGGCCGCAGCACAGGGCATCCGCCCGCGAACATCAGCCCACCGAAGGTTGTCCACGTCAAGACGGTCGACGTGGTGGCCACCTCCGCCGACGACCCGCGCGGACTCGTCTTCAGTTCTGCGCTGCTCCCGCTGACCATCTGCGGCGTCATCATCGCCGCGGCGATCGCCCTGCTGCCGGGTTTCCGGGCTGCCTGGCACCGGGTCGTGGCTCTGCCGGTCGTCTGCGCCGTCGCCGGCCTCGGCGTCCATCTGGTCGCTCAGGGGTTCCTCGGCGCGCTGCCGCATGAGACGGCTGCCACCTGGGGAGCCCTGTCCCTCACGCTGCTGGCCATCAGTGCCACCACGGCGGGACTGGTCTCCGTCGTCGGGCCCGCCGGTTTCGGCCTCGGCGCCGCGCTCATGGTCTTCGTCGGAAATCCGTTCTCGGGGGTCACCTCCGCACCCCAACTGCTCCCCAAGGCAGTCGGCTCCATCGGCCAGTGGCTGCCTCCGGGGGCCGGAGCGAGCCTGCTGCGCAGTACCGCCTACTTCAACGGCAACGGCTCGGCGGAGCATCTCGCCGTCCTCGCGCTGTGGGGCGTGCTCGGACTGGCCGCCACCCTCCTCGGCCGCCGCGCCCCCGCTGGGTCCGCCCCCGCCCCCGCCGGGTCCACCCCCGCCCCCGAGGGGACTCAGGCCACCTGGCAGACGCTGCCCGACGACCTGCCGGGGACGCAGGCACAGACCCAGGACGCCGGGTACCCGCACGCCCGGCACGCGTACGGCACCGATCGCTGA
- a CDS encoding TetR/AcrR family transcriptional regulator, whose product MPKVTQQYLDARREQILNAARRCFLRDGFHATSMQDLFAESGLSSGAVYRYFAGKDEMVLAIAEENMRDVLATMHAVAIREPGRSVGAAMADALEIIRAKSAGGGFGGLAVLVWAEALRNPSLARRLDDLLAQMRADLAEVVREHQNAGGLPQDVTADAVATTLICILPGYILQLAVIGASAVEAVPDAVRALWPSSAAG is encoded by the coding sequence ATGCCGAAGGTCACCCAGCAGTACCTGGACGCCCGCCGGGAACAGATCCTCAATGCCGCCCGGCGCTGCTTCCTGCGCGACGGGTTCCACGCGACGTCCATGCAGGACCTGTTCGCCGAGTCCGGGCTGTCCTCGGGCGCCGTTTACCGCTACTTCGCCGGCAAGGACGAGATGGTCCTCGCCATTGCCGAGGAGAACATGCGGGACGTCCTGGCGACCATGCACGCCGTCGCCATCCGTGAGCCCGGCCGGTCCGTGGGGGCGGCGATGGCCGACGCCCTGGAGATCATCCGCGCCAAGTCCGCGGGCGGGGGCTTCGGCGGCCTCGCCGTACTGGTGTGGGCCGAGGCGCTGCGCAACCCGTCGCTGGCCAGGCGGCTGGACGATCTGCTGGCGCAGATGCGCGCCGATCTGGCCGAGGTCGTGCGGGAGCATCAGAACGCGGGCGGCCTGCCTCAGGACGTCACGGCCGATGCGGTCGCGACGACGCTCATCTGCATCCTGCCCGGCTACATCCTCCAACTGGCCGTCATCGGTGCCTCGGCAGTGGAGGCAGTCCCGGACGCAGTGCGCGCGCTGTGGCCGTCATCGGCGGCGGGCTGA
- a CDS encoding restriction endonuclease, which translates to MVLLFGLAAVLLGAAGLILKLLVKAAGSHPVAAAVTAAAIGAAGLLLRRTRSRRVTGRTADGLADLTQEIAEGSEAEPERMGETTPPGEGPPERFEAGDYAAMDPDTFEQAIAALCERDGCRDVQVVGGAGDLGADVVAIAPDGRRIVIQCKRYGPLNKVGSQDLQRFGGTCFAVHEAHVAAVITTGEFTEPAAEYGEQCGIHCVDQAALVAWTDGAGPAPWDIEVRE; encoded by the coding sequence ATGGTCCTCCTTTTCGGCCTGGCCGCCGTTCTTCTCGGCGCTGCCGGGCTCATCCTGAAACTCCTGGTGAAGGCGGCCGGCAGCCACCCTGTTGCGGCAGCAGTCACCGCCGCTGCCATCGGCGCTGCGGGACTACTGCTGAGAAGGACTCGCAGCCGCCGTGTCACAGGCCGGACTGCCGACGGACTCGCCGACCTCACGCAGGAGATCGCCGAAGGGAGCGAGGCGGAACCGGAGCGGATGGGTGAGACGACTCCGCCGGGGGAGGGACCCCCGGAGCGCTTCGAGGCCGGCGACTACGCGGCCATGGACCCGGACACCTTCGAGCAGGCCATAGCCGCTCTGTGCGAGCGTGACGGCTGCCGCGACGTCCAAGTCGTAGGCGGTGCAGGAGACCTCGGAGCCGACGTCGTGGCCATCGCTCCCGACGGACGACGGATCGTCATCCAGTGCAAGCGCTACGGCCCCCTGAACAAAGTAGGCTCCCAGGACCTGCAGCGCTTTGGCGGCACCTGTTTCGCGGTCCACGAAGCGCATGTAGCAGCCGTCATCACCACCGGCGAGTTCACAGAGCCCGCAGCCGAGTACGGCGAACAGTGCGGGATCCATTGCGTGGACCAGGCGGCCCTCGTTGCCTGGACGGATGGTGCTGGTCCCGCGCCCTGGGACATTGAGGTGCGCGAGTGA
- the bla gene encoding class A beta-lactamase produces MTSATSLSRRNLLKAGAVASAAVLVPAVSASAASTHPQVSGTEHRFRALEQKYGARLGVYAHNIHTGRVVTYRPHERFAMCSTFKSVAAGALLRDHDCSAPLDKVIRYRRRDLVANSPITEQHVDDGMTVGELCAAAIRYSDNTAGNLLLRQIGGPEGLTRFFRSLGDPVSRLDRWETDLNTAIPGDLRDTTTPAAMGRSYETLTLGPALSTADRRQLVTWLQGNTTSAKRFRAGLPKDWIVADKTGTGDYASANDIGVTWTTERTPIVLTVLSSKPAKDAPVDDEMIADAARLLAHTLAPGE; encoded by the coding sequence ATGACCAGCGCCACCTCTCTGTCGCGGCGGAACCTGCTGAAGGCCGGTGCCGTGGCTTCTGCCGCCGTACTCGTGCCCGCGGTCTCCGCATCTGCCGCGTCCACGCACCCCCAAGTCAGCGGTACCGAGCACCGTTTCCGCGCCCTTGAGCAGAAATACGGAGCGCGCCTCGGCGTGTACGCCCACAACATCCACACCGGGCGAGTGGTGACCTACCGCCCGCACGAGCGGTTCGCAATGTGCTCGACGTTCAAGTCGGTCGCGGCCGGGGCGCTCCTGCGTGACCACGACTGCTCCGCGCCGCTGGACAAGGTGATCCGCTACCGGCGGAGGGACCTCGTGGCGAACTCCCCGATCACCGAACAGCACGTCGATGACGGCATGACGGTGGGCGAACTGTGCGCGGCCGCGATCCGGTACAGCGACAACACGGCAGGAAATCTACTGCTGCGTCAGATCGGCGGGCCCGAAGGTCTGACCCGATTCTTCCGTTCGCTCGGCGATCCGGTGAGCCGGCTCGACCGATGGGAGACCGACCTGAACACCGCCATCCCCGGCGACCTGCGTGACACCACCACGCCGGCGGCCATGGGCCGCAGCTACGAAACGCTGACGCTGGGCCCGGCACTTTCCACCGCTGATCGCCGGCAGCTCGTCACATGGCTGCAAGGCAACACCACGAGCGCAAAGCGGTTCCGCGCCGGGCTGCCGAAAGATTGGATCGTCGCCGACAAGACGGGTACCGGCGACTACGCGTCCGCCAACGACATCGGCGTCACCTGGACGACCGAGCGCACACCGATCGTGCTGACGGTGCTGTCGTCGAAGCCGGCCAAGGACGCGCCGGTCGACGACGAGATGATCGCCGACGCGGCCCGCCTTCTCGCGCACACCCTCGCTCCGGGCGAATGA
- a CDS encoding LysR family transcriptional regulator, which yields MDLLAHLEAYVATAAEASFSRAAERLGIAQPLLSRRIKTLEEHFGGRLFDRSRRQVTTTQLGVVLLPYAHDVLERAQQLRHVARSARDAAVRTVGVPADCDPRALAQVIRAGVEHATTIGLHEVPPAARAAGLADGSLAYALVRVLPESGAIRVPLGLASMPSDAPDMPGGRDVERTGNGKRHGQSPVHLDEMRPRRRADTTPGRRRQVPILTAVEDQVPYAEDRFARAAARAGLPEGLVRPAGSVATALAETLAGRAVLLCAEPFARRHGAGWSPLNDVSLHRGYDVTAAQPQRGTAKVPDWLVTRLAVAVGAATATSPYAAAQRDDAPFRLAARG from the coding sequence ATGGACCTGCTCGCGCACCTCGAGGCCTACGTCGCCACTGCGGCCGAGGCGAGCTTCTCGCGCGCGGCAGAGCGGCTCGGGATCGCCCAGCCGCTCCTCAGCCGGCGAATCAAGACGCTCGAGGAGCACTTCGGTGGCCGGCTCTTCGACCGCTCGCGGCGGCAGGTCACGACCACACAGTTGGGTGTGGTGCTTCTGCCGTACGCCCACGACGTACTCGAACGTGCCCAGCAGTTGCGCCACGTGGCCCGGTCGGCCCGGGATGCTGCAGTACGCACCGTCGGGGTGCCGGCGGACTGCGACCCAAGGGCCCTGGCTCAGGTCATCCGGGCCGGTGTCGAGCACGCCACGACGATCGGACTGCATGAGGTGCCGCCCGCTGCCCGGGCGGCGGGACTGGCCGATGGATCGCTGGCATACGCGCTGGTACGGGTTCTGCCGGAGAGCGGCGCGATCCGAGTGCCGCTCGGCCTGGCATCCATGCCGTCGGACGCTCCGGACATGCCCGGCGGGAGGGACGTCGAGCGGACCGGGAACGGGAAGAGACATGGGCAGAGTCCGGTGCACCTGGACGAAATGCGGCCCCGACGCCGCGCGGACACGACTCCGGGTCGGCGACGTCAGGTGCCGATCCTCACCGCTGTCGAGGATCAAGTCCCATACGCGGAGGACCGGTTCGCCCGCGCGGCCGCGCGAGCAGGGCTACCGGAGGGCCTGGTCCGACCTGCCGGATCGGTCGCTACCGCGCTCGCCGAGACGCTCGCGGGGCGGGCCGTCCTGCTGTGCGCCGAGCCGTTCGCCCGGCGCCACGGGGCCGGCTGGTCGCCGCTGAACGATGTGTCGCTGCACCGTGGATACGACGTCACGGCGGCACAACCGCAGCGGGGCACTGCGAAGGTCCCGGACTGGCTGGTCACACGACTGGCGGTGGCCGTCGGGGCCGCGACGGCCACGTCACCGTACGCGGCCGCCCAGCGCGATGACGCGCCCTTCCGATTGGCGGCGCGCGGATGA
- a CDS encoding serine hydrolase, giving the protein MSTPSHSRPAYAAGDTALLDVAETIAADWAELGVHGSFLARSIDTGQQLGFNIDQPVPLASVIKVPLALVVLEKIAMGDLDAARPVTVDPATSSVGPTGLAAFRYPATVAVGDLVLLMLSVSDNASTDALLDLVPVEEVDARLRAWGCAGIRMRHRLNSMYECAAGVSGDDFGLALELAIRDESSERHTIEKLDPAHANLGTAAALVDLLERVWRDEISRPGATAELRRLMGLQVFTQRLASELRVDDLRVSGKTGTFLHLRHEIAVVEAGSGERVAMAALTRSARRARLAPDIDLVIGIGARRAFEALRR; this is encoded by the coding sequence ATGAGCACACCGAGCCACAGCCGGCCGGCTTACGCCGCCGGCGACACCGCGCTCCTCGACGTCGCGGAGACCATCGCCGCGGACTGGGCCGAGTTGGGAGTTCACGGATCGTTTCTCGCCCGCAGTATCGACACCGGACAACAGCTCGGATTCAACATCGACCAACCGGTGCCGCTGGCCTCGGTGATCAAGGTCCCGCTCGCGCTGGTCGTCCTGGAGAAGATCGCCATGGGAGACCTTGACGCCGCACGGCCGGTGACCGTCGACCCGGCCACGAGCAGCGTCGGCCCCACCGGGCTGGCGGCGTTCCGGTACCCGGCCACCGTGGCCGTCGGCGACCTGGTGCTGCTGATGCTGTCGGTCAGCGACAACGCGAGCACCGATGCACTCCTCGATCTCGTGCCGGTGGAAGAGGTCGACGCCCGCCTGCGCGCCTGGGGGTGTGCGGGGATTCGGATGCGACACCGGCTCAACAGCATGTACGAATGCGCCGCCGGCGTCTCCGGCGACGACTTCGGACTCGCCCTGGAACTCGCCATCCGGGACGAGTCGTCGGAGCGGCACACGATCGAGAAACTGGATCCTGCGCACGCCAACCTCGGTACTGCCGCCGCACTCGTCGACCTGCTCGAGCGGGTCTGGCGGGACGAGATCAGCCGCCCCGGCGCGACCGCCGAACTGCGCCGGCTCATGGGTCTGCAGGTCTTCACTCAGCGGCTGGCGAGTGAACTGCGCGTGGATGACCTGCGGGTGAGTGGCAAGACCGGAACCTTCCTCCACCTGCGGCATGAGATCGCCGTGGTGGAGGCCGGATCCGGCGAGCGGGTGGCGATGGCAGCGCTCACCCGCTCGGCCCGTCGGGCCCGTCTGGCGCCGGACATCGACCTCGTGATCGGCATCGGCGCACGGCGCGCCTTCGAGGCACTGCGCCGCTGA
- a CDS encoding PPOX class F420-dependent oxidoreductase — protein sequence MPVPLGEDVVALLRRPSTCYIATTMPDGSPQLTQTWVDTDGEHVLINSVESHQKTRNIARDPRVAVAVADPSEPASYTQIRGRVLRVTTEGAVDHIEALAQKYLGGPYPWFGGRDQVRVIYVIQPERISGPRG from the coding sequence GTGCCCGTACCCCTCGGCGAGGACGTGGTGGCGCTGCTGCGCCGCCCCAGCACCTGCTACATCGCCACCACAATGCCCGACGGCTCGCCCCAGCTCACCCAGACATGGGTCGACACCGACGGGGAGCACGTCCTGATCAACAGCGTTGAGTCACATCAAAAAACCCGCAACATCGCGCGCGACCCGCGGGTGGCCGTCGCAGTCGCCGACCCCTCGGAACCGGCCTCGTACACCCAGATCCGCGGCCGTGTGTTGCGTGTGACCACCGAGGGGGCGGTCGACCACATCGAGGCGCTCGCGCAGAAGTATCTCGGCGGGCCCTACCCGTGGTTCGGCGGTCGCGACCAAGTCCGGGTGATCTACGTGATCCAACCCGAACGGATCAGCGGTCCCCGCGGCTAG
- a CDS encoding DUF4097 family beta strand repeat-containing protein, protein MPSFDTPEPISATAHVYAGSIRFTAGDRLDTVVEVQPRDPKRDQDVRAAEQTEVTYVSGVLTVRTPKQRYLVGRTGTVDVTVELPTGSRVDMTGAWAQVLGEGRLGEVRVKTSSGDVRLDATGPLQLTASHGSITVDRIGGMAEITTSSGSLRVGTIDGPAVLKNSHGTTTVGTATGDLRVSGANGDIDIARAEGSVVATTAHGTLRVAEVGSGTVQLETSYGAIEVGIREGTAAWLDVSSGHGQVRNTLAASETPGKAEGSVEVRARTRYGNIDVRRARA, encoded by the coding sequence ATGCCTTCTTTCGACACTCCCGAACCGATCTCGGCCACGGCGCACGTCTACGCAGGTTCCATCCGGTTCACCGCGGGCGACCGCCTCGACACCGTAGTCGAGGTGCAGCCCCGCGACCCGAAGCGGGACCAGGACGTACGGGCGGCCGAGCAGACCGAGGTCACGTACGTGAGCGGTGTCCTGACCGTCAGGACACCCAAACAGCGCTATCTGGTCGGGCGTACCGGCACCGTCGATGTGACGGTGGAGCTGCCCACGGGCTCGCGTGTCGACATGACCGGTGCCTGGGCCCAGGTGCTCGGCGAGGGCCGGCTCGGCGAGGTCCGGGTGAAGACCTCGTCCGGTGACGTCCGCCTCGACGCGACCGGGCCGCTCCAGCTGACTGCCTCCCACGGCTCGATCACCGTCGACCGGATCGGGGGCATGGCCGAGATCACCACCAGCTCCGGCAGCCTGCGCGTCGGCACCATCGACGGTCCCGCCGTCCTGAAGAACTCGCACGGCACCACGACCGTCGGCACCGCCACCGGCGACCTGCGGGTGAGCGGCGCCAACGGCGACATCGACATCGCTCGCGCTGAGGGCTCGGTCGTCGCCACCACCGCCCACGGCACCCTGCGGGTCGCCGAAGTCGGCTCCGGTACCGTCCAGTTGGAGACCTCTTACGGCGCTATCGAGGTCGGCATCCGCGAGGGCACTGCCGCCTGGCTCGACGTCAGCTCCGGCCACGGGCAGGTGCGCAACACACTCGCCGCCTCCGAGACCCCGGGGAAGGCCGAGGGCAGCGTCGAGGTCCGCGCCCGGACCCGCTACGGCAACATCGACGTGCGTCGCGCCCGGGCCTGA
- a CDS encoding ATP-binding cassette domain-containing protein, with protein MPTSVMPTSRRGDGPQSPPAVLAVGLRKSFGDKTVLNGIDLRIPAGSVFALLGPNGAGKTTAVNILSTLITADAGDLHVGGHDLATDPQSVRAAIGVTGQFSAVDGLITGEENMLLMADLHHLSRHEGRRAAAELLERFDLTDAAKKPASTYSGGMRRRLDLAMTLVGGPRIIFLDEPTTGLDPRSRHNMWQIVRELVSDGVTVFLTTQYLEEADQLADRIAVLNDGKIVAQGSAEELKRMIPGGHVRLRFSDPSAYRSAALALREVVRDDDSLTLQISSDGTQRELRSVLDWLDSEGVEADELTVHTPDLDDVFFALTSGTDRPPKEAVR; from the coding sequence ATGCCTACTTCTGTCATGCCCACATCTAGACGGGGTGACGGCCCGCAGTCGCCCCCCGCCGTCCTGGCCGTCGGTCTGCGCAAGTCGTTCGGCGACAAGACCGTGCTCAACGGCATCGATCTGCGTATCCCGGCCGGGTCGGTGTTCGCGCTGCTCGGCCCGAACGGCGCGGGCAAGACCACCGCCGTCAACATCCTCTCCACCCTCATCACCGCTGACGCAGGCGATCTGCACGTCGGCGGTCACGACCTGGCCACCGACCCGCAGTCGGTGCGTGCCGCGATCGGTGTCACCGGGCAGTTCTCCGCCGTCGACGGCCTGATCACGGGCGAGGAGAACATGCTCCTCATGGCGGACCTGCACCACCTCTCCCGCCATGAGGGCCGCCGCGCCGCCGCCGAGCTGCTTGAGCGCTTCGACCTGACCGACGCCGCGAAGAAGCCCGCCTCCACCTACTCCGGCGGTATGAGGCGCCGCCTCGACCTCGCCATGACGCTTGTCGGCGGCCCGCGCATCATCTTCCTCGACGAGCCGACCACCGGCCTCGACCCTCGCTCCCGGCACAACATGTGGCAGATCGTCCGCGAACTCGTCTCCGACGGCGTCACCGTCTTCCTCACCACCCAGTACCTGGAGGAGGCCGACCAACTCGCCGACCGGATCGCCGTGCTCAACGACGGCAAGATCGTCGCCCAGGGCTCCGCGGAAGAGCTGAAGCGCATGATCCCCGGAGGCCACGTCCGGCTCCGCTTCTCCGACCCGTCCGCTTACCGGTCAGCCGCCCTCGCGCTGCGCGAGGTCGTCCGGGACGACGACTCCCTCACGCTGCAGATCTCCAGCGACGGCACCCAGCGCGAGCTCCGTTCCGTCCTCGACTGGCTGGATTCGGAAGGTGTCGAGGCGGACGAGCTGACCGTGCACACCCCCGACCTCGACGACGTGTTCTTCGCCCTGACCAGCGGCACCGACCGACCCCCCAAGGAGGCTGTCCGATGA
- a CDS encoding ABC transporter permease has translation MSSLSLAVRDSSTMLRRNLLHARRYPSLTLNLLLTPIVLLLLFVYVFGDVMSAGIGGGGADRSDYIAYLVPGIVLMTIGGTVVGTAVSVSNDMTEGIIARFRTMAIHRGSVLIGHVVGSVLQSVISVVLVGAVAVAIGFRSTDATALEWLAAFGLLVLVATALTWIAVGMGMVSPNAEAASNNALPLIVLPLISSAFVPVDAMPGWFQPIAEYQPFTPAIETLRGLLLGSAIGHNGWLAVAWCLALSVLGYFWSKAVFNRDPK, from the coding sequence ATGAGCTCCCTCTCCCTCGCCGTGCGCGACTCGTCCACGATGCTGCGCCGTAACCTCCTGCACGCCCGGCGCTACCCGTCCCTCACCCTGAATCTCCTGCTGACGCCGATCGTCCTGCTGTTGCTCTTCGTCTATGTCTTCGGCGACGTGATGAGCGCGGGCATCGGTGGCGGCGGCGCAGACCGCTCCGATTACATCGCCTATCTCGTGCCGGGCATCGTGCTGATGACCATCGGCGGCACTGTGGTCGGGACAGCGGTGTCCGTCTCCAACGACATGACCGAGGGCATCATCGCCCGCTTCCGCACGATGGCGATCCACCGCGGGTCCGTGCTCATCGGGCACGTCGTCGGCAGTGTGCTGCAGTCGGTCATAAGCGTGGTCCTCGTGGGTGCCGTCGCGGTGGCCATCGGCTTCCGGTCCACGGATGCCACGGCCCTGGAGTGGCTGGCGGCGTTCGGGCTGCTCGTGCTGGTCGCCACGGCGCTCACCTGGATCGCTGTCGGGATGGGCATGGTCAGCCCGAATGCCGAGGCGGCCAGCAACAACGCGCTGCCGCTGATCGTCCTGCCGCTCATCTCGAGCGCCTTCGTCCCGGTCGACGCAATGCCGGGCTGGTTCCAGCCGATCGCCGAGTACCAGCCGTTCACGCCGGCCATCGAGACGCTGCGCGGGCTGCTGCTCGGCAGCGCGATCGGCCACAACGGGTGGCTCGCGGTCGCCTGGTGCCTGGCCCTCAGCGTGCTCGGCTACTTCTGGTCGAAGGCGGTTTTCAACCGCGATCCGAAGTAG